The following proteins are encoded in a genomic region of Cryptomeria japonica chromosome 11, Sugi_1.0, whole genome shotgun sequence:
- the LOC131032448 gene encoding zinc-finger homeodomain protein 2, which yields MMEHNEGEIGIPMSVGSYGHMGVAGSGAAVHEVNSKLSSSGLQVGGGLENGGEEAVIRSGSHERRNIKYRECLKNHAASIGGHANDGCGEFMPSGEDGTLEALKCAACGCHRNFHRRDTDPSSSSSSSCYYCYGTNGGVLSKRPTLQLPGTHLPLALPASPHGTAIAPRSSHPQMIVAFGGEEHDHMGGQAMYLPHAMKKRFRTKFTQEQKDKMCAFAEKVGWRIQKHDDLAVQQFCMEVGVKRHVLKVWMHNNKHTLAKKP from the coding sequence ATGATGGAACATAACGAAGGAGAGATCGGGATACCCATGTCAGTCGGCAGCTACGGTCACATGGGCGTTGCTGGTTCAGGGGCAGCAGTGCACGAGGTGAATTCGAAGCTGAGCAGCAGTGGGTTGCAAGTTGGGGGAGGTCTGGAGAATGGCGGGGAGGAGGCGGTGATAAGGTCAGGGTCACATGAGAGGCGGAACATCAAGTATAGAGAATGCCTGAAGAACCATGCAGCGAGCATTGGGGGTCACGCCAACGATGGGTGTGGGGAATTCATGCCCAGTGGTGAAGATGGCACGCTTGAAGCTCTCAAGTGCGCCGCCTGTGGGTGTCATCGGAATTTTCACCGAAGAGATACTGacccatcttcttcttcatcctcttcatgcTATTACTGCTATGGCACTAATGGTGGTGTTCTGTCAAAGAGACCCACCCTTCAGCTCCCTGGTACCCATTTGCCCTTGGCTTTGCCCGCTAGCCCCCATGGCACCGCCATTGCCCCTAGGTCTTCTCATCCTCAGATGATTGTGGCCTTTGGCGGTGAGGAGCACGATCATATGGGCGGCCAGGCCATGTACCTGCCTCATGCCATGAAGAAAAGGTTCAGGACCAAGTTTACTCAGGAGCAGAAGGACAAAATGTGCGCCTTTGCGGAGAAGGTCGGTTGGAGGATCCAGAAGCATGATGACCTTGCTGTTCAGCAGTTCTGTATGGAGGTGGGCGTCAAACGCCATGTTCTCAAGGTCTGGATGCATAATAACAAGCACACTTTAGCCAAGAAGCCTTAG